One segment of Solanum lycopersicum chromosome 1, SLM_r2.1 DNA contains the following:
- the LOC138341409 gene encoding G-type lectin S-receptor-like serine/threonine-protein kinase LECRK2 codes for MTFLAMLLVGLLLFPLSAIAQSYQNVSLGSSLTTSDITSFWPSPSDEFAFGFQKVGNESRYLLAIWFNKITDKTIVWSANRNNLVFDGSKVQLSADGRLVLTDPNGQEMWARGMANAQLAYGAMLDNGNFVLATSSSDTLWQSFDEPTDTILPGQVLNQGSSLVSSFSDTNVSSGRFEFILQNDGNLVLYTVNYPAEATNAAYWSTMSVGSGYQEIFNQSGFIFLQAKNGTLINSISSNVENSRRQSIYHRAILEYDGVFRHYVHPKSSGREPMSWSSLCNIPDNIYETKLRDLIEVPGSHDDEPVNSQLEMVQKVGAHFPMASESVTLPANGKEV; via the exons ATGACTTTTTTAGCTATGCTTCTTGTTGGTCTCTTATTGTTTCCCCTTTCAGCTATTGCTCAATCTTACCAAAATGTTAGTTTGGGTTCATCACTCACTACAAGTGATATTACTAGCTTTTGGCCATCTCCATCTGATGAATTCGCTTTCGGCTTCCAAAAAGTTGGAAATGAATCAAGGTACTTACTAGCCATATGGTTCAATAAAATCACAGACAAAACCATAGTTTGGTCAGCCAATAGGAATAATCTTGTCTTTGATGGATCCAAAGTTCAGCTCTCTGCGGATGGAAGACTAGTTCTCACCGATCCAAATGGTCAAGAGATGTGGGCTCGTGGCATGGCGAATGCTCAATTGGCCTATGGAGCCATGCTTGATAATGGAAACTTTGTGCTAGCAACTAGTAGTTCAGACACTCTATGGCAGAGTTTTGATGAGCCCACCGATACGATTTTGCCTGGTCAAGTACTTAATCAAGGGAGCAGCCTTGTTTCAAGTTTCTCTGACACGAATGTATCGAGTGGGAGGTTTGAGTTCATACTTCAAAATGATGGAAATCTGGTGCTTTACACAGTCAATTATCCAGCTGAGGCAACAAATGCTGCATATTGGTCTACTATGTCAGTTGGCAGTGGTTATCAGGAGATCTTCAATCAATCAggctttatttttcttcaagcAAAGAATGGAACTTTGATAAATTCAATATCTTCTAATGTGGAAAACTCAAGAAGGCAATCAATATATCATCGAGCGATTCTTGAATATGATGGAGTTTTTAGGCACTATGTCCATCCGAAATCTTCTGGTAGGGAACCGATGTCATGGTCTAGTTTGTGTAACATTCCTGATAACATCT atgaaacaaaactcagggacctaatagaggtaccaggctctcatgatgaTGAGCC